Part of the Tenacibaculum sp. SZ-18 genome, AATTCTCTTTTGTTGATAGTAATGTTTCCACTTCCTTCAGAAACATATACACGAGCAACAGCTGTTTTTCTTCTACCGATTTTGTGAACTGTTTCCATTATTTAAGATCGTTAAGGTTAATAGTTTGTGGTTTTTGAGCTTCCTGTCCGTGCTCTGTACCAACGTATACATATAAATTTCTAAATAATGCGCTACCTAATTTATTTTTTGGTAACATACCTTTAACTGCTTTCTCTACTAATCTTGTTGGATCTTTTTCGAAAATTTCTTGTGCAGTAAGAGATTTTTGTCCACCTGGGTAACCAGTGTGACGTAAATAAGTTTTGTTAGTCCACTTGCTTCCAGTTAATTGTACTTTGTCTGCATTGATAATAATTACGTTATCACCACAGTCAACATGCGGAGTGTAGTTTGTTTTGTGTTTACCTCTAATAAGTTTTGCAACTTTAGAAGCTAAACGACCTAATGACTGCCCGTCCGCATCAACTAAAACCCACTCTT contains:
- the rplM gene encoding 50S ribosomal protein L13 produces the protein MNTLSYKTVSANKATVNKEWVLVDADGQSLGRLASKVAKLIRGKHKTNYTPHVDCGDNVIIINADKVQLTGSKWTNKTYLRHTGYPGGQKSLTAQEIFEKDPTRLVEKAVKGMLPKNKLGSALFRNLYVYVGTEHGQEAQKPQTINLNDLK